From the Calonectris borealis chromosome 12, bCalBor7.hap1.2, whole genome shotgun sequence genome, one window contains:
- the UQCRFS1 gene encoding cytochrome b-c1 complex subunit Rieske, mitochondrial has translation MLSVAARSGPFAPYLSAAAHAVPGPLKPLAPAVARRAEKVPLDLKRPLLCRESMSGRSARGGLVAGASLNAPASVRFVHNDVAVPDFSAYRRQDVLDATTSSQGSSEARKGFSYLVTATTCVATAYAAKNVVTQFISSLSASADVLALSKIEIKLSDIPEGKNMAFKWRGKPLFVRHRTQAEINQEAAVDLSKLRDPQHDLDRVKKPEWVILVGVCTHLGCVPIANSGDFGGYYCPCHGSHYDASGRIRKGPAPYNLEVPTYQFLGDDLVVVG, from the exons atgttgTCCGTGGCCGCCCGCTCCGGGCCCTTCGCGCCCTACCTGTCGGCCGCGGCGCACGCCGTGCCCGGCCCGCTGAAGCCGCTGGCGCCGGCGGTGGCGCGTCGGGCCGAGAAGGTGCCGCTGGACCTGAAGCGGCCTCTGCTCTGCCGGGAGTCCATGAGCGGCCGGTCGGCCCGGGGGGGCCTCGTCGCCGGCGCAAGCCTTAACG CACCTGCCAGTGTTCGTTTTGTCCATAATGATGTCGCGGTGCCTGACTTCTCTGCCTATCGTCGTCAAGATGTGCTAGATGCCACCACATCTTCTCAAGGCAGCAGTGAAGCTAGAAAAGGGTTTTCCTACCTGGTGACTGCAACGACATGTGTAGCAACTGCATATGCTGCTAAGAATGTTGTCACCCAGTTTATTTCCAGCCTGAGCGCCTCTGCTGATGTGCTAGCGTTGTCAAAGATTGAGATCAAGTTATCTGACATTCCAGAAGGCAAGAACATGGCTTTCAAGTGGAGAGGGAAGCCCCTTTTTGTGCGTCACAGAACCCAGGCAGAGATTAATCAGGAAGCTGCAGTTGATTTGTCTAAACTGAGAGATCCACAGCATGACTTAGACAGAGTAAAGAAACCAGAATGGGTCATATTAGTAGGTGTCTGCACTCATCTTGGTTGTGTACCCATTGCTAACTCTGGAGATTTTGGCGGTTATTACTGCCCTTGCCACGGGTCCCATTACGATGCCTCTGGCAGAATCAGGAAAGGTCCTGCTCCCTATAACCTTGAGGTTCCGACTTACCAGTTTCTTGGTGATGACCTGGTGGTTGTTGGCTGA